The following proteins are co-located in the Microbacterium sp. SORGH_AS_0888 genome:
- a CDS encoding IS3 family transposase (programmed frameshift), with product MPKEQAIGKPTTRRYSPEEKAAAVRMVRTLRSELGTEHGTVQRVASQLGYGVESVRTWVKQADIDDGVVPGVSSSEAARVRELEQEVRELRRANEILKRAAKFLRGGARPPTPEVVAFVDANKDDIVEGRPLGVEPICALLQVAPSTYYAARDRAPSARAVNDAVVMPELVRLWTENYCVYGVRKLWKAARRDGIDIGRDQTGRLMRAAGIEGARRSKRVKTTCPDPAAARHPDLVKREFTATAPNRLWVTDLTFVPTWAGVAYVCFIIDAFSRMIVGWRVASHMRTDMVLDAIEMARWSRGARHHDLRCHSDAGSQFTSIRYGERLADIGATPSIGTVGDSYDNALAETVNGYYKTELVRGPARSGPWKTVEDLELATLGWVHWHNTQRLHGYLGDIPPVEFEQAFYADQARRDQLVGIK from the exons ATGCCGAAGGAACAGGCGATCGGGAAGCCGACGACGCGTCGCTACTCGCCCGAGGAGAAGGCTGCCGCGGTGCGGATGGTCAGGACTTTGCGGTCCGAGTTAGGTACCGAGCATGGGACGGTGCAGCGGGTTGCGTCGCAGCTGGGTTACGGGGTCGAGTCGGTGCGGACTTGGGTGAAGCAGGCCGATATCGATGACGGTGTTGTGCCCGGGGTGAGCAGCAGTGAGGCGGCTCGGGTGCGGGAGTTGGAGCAAGAAGTCCGGGAGTTGCGTCGCGCCAACGAGATCCTCAAGCGTGCGGCGA AGTTTCTTCGGGGCGGAGCTCGACCGCCAACACCGGAAGTAGTCGCGTTCGTCGACGCGAACAAGGACGACATCGTCGAGGGGCGCCCGCTCGGAGTCGAGCCCATCTGCGCACTGCTGCAGGTGGCTCCGAGCACGTACTACGCCGCCCGTGATCGGGCGCCGTCGGCGCGAGCGGTGAACGACGCGGTCGTGATGCCGGAGCTGGTGCGGCTGTGGACGGAGAACTACTGCGTCTACGGGGTCCGCAAGCTCTGGAAGGCGGCCCGCCGCGACGGGATCGACATCGGTCGAGACCAGACGGGTCGGTTGATGCGCGCTGCGGGGATCGAGGGCGCGAGACGGTCGAAGCGGGTCAAGACAACATGCCCTGATCCTGCCGCTGCGCGTCACCCGGATCTGGTGAAGCGGGAGTTCACCGCGACTGCCCCGAACCGGCTCTGGGTGACGGACCTCACGTTCGTACCGACCTGGGCCGGTGTCGCCTACGTCTGCTTCATCATCGACGCGTTCAGCCGGATGATCGTGGGATGGCGGGTCGCGTCGCACATGCGCACCGACATGGTCCTCGACGCGATCGAGATGGCCCGGTGGTCCCGCGGCGCCCGCCACCACGACCTGCGCTGTCATTCCGATGCGGGCAGTCAATTCACGTCGATCCGCTACGGCGAACGCCTCGCGGACATCGGGGCCACCCCGTCGATCGGGACCGTCGGCGACAGCTATGACAACGCCCTGGCAGAGACCGTGAACGGCTACTACAAGACTGAACTCGTCCGCGGACCCGCCCGATCCGGGCCCTGGAAGACGGTCGAGGACCTCGAGCTCGCGACCCTCGGGTGGGTGCACTGGCACAACACTCAACGCCTCCACGGCTACCTCGGCGACATCCCGCCCGTCGAGTTCGAGCAGGCGTTCTATGCTGACCAAGCCCGCCGCGATCAGCTGGTGGGAATCAAATAG
- a CDS encoding transposase gives MEEHQQLTSTIIVGGIYAHSNTHHVAALDSSGRRLGSQAFAASTRGYQDALDWLGRFGVIDKIGIESTGSYAAGITRFLLARGVEVVEVNQPHPHMRARRGKDDAIDAEAAAMNALSGQAAVVPKTTTGVVESIRILRVSRAWPLPIHRFERRRSGRHCLPLFQ, from the coding sequence GTGGAAGAACATCAGCAACTGACCAGCACGATCATCGTCGGTGGGATCTACGCTCACTCGAACACCCATCATGTTGCGGCCCTCGACTCGTCGGGTCGGCGCCTCGGCAGCCAGGCATTCGCCGCCTCGACCCGCGGCTACCAGGACGCGCTGGATTGGCTCGGACGCTTCGGTGTGATCGACAAGATCGGGATCGAGTCGACGGGATCGTATGCGGCCGGCATCACCCGGTTCCTTCTCGCTCGCGGCGTTGAAGTCGTCGAGGTCAACCAGCCCCACCCTCACATGCGTGCACGTCGCGGCAAGGACGACGCGATCGATGCCGAAGCGGCGGCGATGAATGCCCTCTCCGGCCAGGCCGCGGTTGTGCCGAAGACCACCACCGGTGTTGTCGAATCCATCCGGATCCTGCGGGTCAGCCGGGCGTGGCCACTACCTATCCATCGGTTTGAACGTCGTCGAAGTGGCCGACATTGTCTACCTCTGTTCCAATAA
- a CDS encoding phosphatidylglycerol lysyltransferase domain-containing protein, translating to MEFVIGAVAERLRDEPCTVLSLSGSPLAPHRDDKTADLTGVDRLLEILSGVIEPAYGFRSLANFKKKFQPEFTPLWIIYPESVHLPAIALALLRCYIPGLTIAGAARLARQIRRPARPQGLGRPDRVQQIPRKLSPQM from the coding sequence ATGGAATTCGTGATCGGCGCCGTCGCCGAGCGGCTCCGCGACGAGCCATGCACAGTTCTGAGCCTGTCCGGGTCGCCCCTGGCCCCGCATCGCGATGACAAGACGGCTGACCTGACCGGGGTCGACCGACTCCTCGAGATTCTGAGCGGCGTCATCGAACCGGCCTACGGATTCCGATCCCTCGCCAACTTCAAAAAGAAGTTCCAGCCTGAGTTCACCCCGCTATGGATCATCTATCCCGAGTCCGTCCACCTTCCCGCCATCGCCCTCGCGCTCCTGCGGTGTTACATCCCCGGGCTCACTATTGCGGGGGCCGCCCGCCTTGCCAGACAGATCCGCAGACCCGCGCGCCCACAAGGCCTCGGCAGGCCCGATCGAGTTCAGCAAATCCCCAGAAAACTTTCTCCGCAGATGTGA
- a CDS encoding RNA polymerase sigma factor: MQSRSHLYETLVRLHGDAVLRFLRRRTDPHTAEDVFSETMLVLWRRFDDVPHDEPLPWLYVTARNCLRTAERSMRRQGRVVEKITTVDPPKDTVDAGLEEDPRADCLRSALARLSPTDAEVLRLWAWEELGPTEIATVLETSVNAATIRLHRAKKKLRQEMDAPRRLDDRKGGKR; the protein is encoded by the coding sequence GTGCAATCCCGCTCTCATCTCTACGAGACGCTCGTCCGCCTGCATGGCGACGCGGTCCTGCGGTTTCTGCGACGGCGTACCGACCCCCACACGGCCGAGGACGTGTTCTCGGAGACGATGCTCGTGCTGTGGCGACGCTTCGACGATGTTCCTCATGACGAGCCGCTGCCATGGCTTTACGTCACCGCGCGGAACTGTCTCCGCACCGCCGAACGGTCGATGCGACGCCAGGGGCGAGTTGTGGAAAAGATTACGACGGTCGATCCGCCGAAAGACACTGTCGATGCGGGCCTCGAGGAGGATCCTCGCGCAGACTGTCTCCGCAGCGCCTTGGCGCGCCTCTCACCGACGGACGCCGAGGTCCTTCGCCTATGGGCCTGGGAAGAACTTGGACCGACGGAGATCGCAACCGTGCTTGAGACCTCGGTCAACGCCGCCACAATCCGGCTCCACCGAGCTAAGAAGAAGCTTCGGCAGGAAATGGACGCGCCCCGCCGACTCGACGACAGGAAAGGAGGAAAGCGATGA
- a CDS encoding antibiotic biosynthesis monooxygenase, producing MIVRVSEAQLIPGAEEEFLGLLLALVASFPARYRGLVRHEVLVDHANPRRVQYVSTWVDEEALIEYAGRNWRSEAVTFPNEEKFLTTPLSLRHYTTAAIKA from the coding sequence ATGATCGTTCGGGTGTCCGAAGCGCAACTGATCCCCGGCGCTGAGGAGGAGTTCCTTGGCCTGTTGCTCGCGCTCGTCGCATCCTTCCCCGCGCGCTATCGAGGTCTTGTCAGGCATGAGGTTCTCGTCGATCACGCGAACCCCCGTCGTGTGCAATACGTCTCCACCTGGGTGGATGAAGAAGCTCTTATCGAGTACGCCGGCAGGAACTGGCGATCAGAAGCCGTCACGTTTCCCAACGAGGAGAAGTTCCTGACCACGCCGCTGTCTCTTCGCCATTACACGACCGCCGCCATCAAAGCCTGA